In the genome of Phocaeicola salanitronis DSM 18170, the window GCACAAGGAGCAGCTGGTATTGATGCCGCAAGTTCTGAATTAGAGACTTACATGGATCCGCTAGGAAACATGATTATGATATTAGGAGCCATCGTTGGTTTGGTAGGTGCAGTAAGATGCTTCATCAAATGGAACTCAGGTGACCAAGATGTTCAAAAGGCAGTCATGGGATGGATGGGTTCTTGCATATTCCTTGTCGTTTCAGGAGCTATTGTTAAAGCCTTTTTTGGCGTTTAAGATGGAAAGAGAACATCCAACTTTTAATGTTTATAAGGGGCTTCAAAAGCCCCTTATTTTCAAAGGTCTTAAAGGGAAATTCATCTATATAGGTGCAGGATGCGCTATTGGAGCATTATTATCCAGTGTCATTATTTCAAATATTATATCATATACATGGGGAGGAATCACTCTTTGTATTGTAATGTTTGGTGGATTAAGCCTAACTGTACATCTTCAAAAAAAAGGATTGCACAAAAAGGACAAAAGCAAAGGCATCTATATAGAATCTCGCATTTTTTTAAAGGAACGAAAAAAATAATATTATGCTGAAGAAAAAAGATTTTGAAGCACCGTGGATTGGGATTGAAATGATTGATTCTATCCCAGTATTTTATAACCGAAGAGGGGACTATTCTGTCTGCATACGATGCGAAAATCCCATAATGCAATTTGCAGCAAATACAGATGCCTTTTATGATTTCCATAACTTGTTTTCCAATATTATAAAAACACTAGGAGCAGGATATATTATTCAAAAGCAAGACATCTTTTGCAAAGAAGCCTTTCACTCTAATAACTTAAATGCTACAGATTATCTTAGCAAAAGATATTTTGAACATTTTGAGAATAGAATATTTACCAGTATATCCACTTATATAACAATTACAAGACAATTACAAAGAAGTAAATTCTTTGCATGGGATTCAAAAGAATTCTCTACATTTCTTCGAAATATAACTAAGGTTTTATCATTGCTAAACAGCAAAGATATGGGAGCAAAGCTATTGCAGCCCAAAGAACTAGAGGAATACATGATAAGAGTTATTTCATGCAATTTTAATTCACAGAAACTCAGTTTAAAGAATATCAAAACAACATCCGAATATATTAACATTGGAGAAAAAAAACTTCAAAGCATTTCTTTGGTTGACATAGACGAAGTAAACTTACCAACCATTATAAAACCATATAAGGAAATTAATGTTGGAGTAAAACTTCCTGTTGACTTACTATCATTTATTTATGATAGTCCAGAAATTGAAACAATTATTTATAATCAGATAATAGAAATTCCAGATCAACGAAACGAATCAAATAAGTTAGAAGCAAAAAAAAGGAGGCATAAAAGTATGCCAGATCCTGCAAATGATCTATGCGTTGAGGACATAGATAAAGTTCAGTCTGATATAGCACGAGAAGGCAAGATTCTTGTGTATGCACATTATAATATCATGTTAGCAAATCAACAAGATATCACAAAAGCATCAAACTATATTGAAAGTTCATTATTTGATTGTGGAATTATCCCAAACAAACAATGTTACAATCAGTTTGAGTTGTTTAAATGTGCCTTACCGGGATGCGCTACAGAGCTTAAATCTTATGACAAATTTTTAACAACATCAGACGCTGCTATATGCTTCTTTTTCAAAGAGAGATTAGCACTTACAGAGAAAAGTCCATTCTTAACATACTACACCGATAGACAAGGAATTCCGATAGGAATAGATTTTTCTGGGAAAGAAGGAGATATTAAGTATACAAACAACTCAAATGTCTTTGTTCTTGGACCATCAGGTTCAGGAAAATCATTTTTTGTCAACGACACAATTAGACAATGGGTAAACCAAGATACTGATATTGTTATGGTAGATACCGGACATAGCTATTCAGGCTTATGTCAATATTTCAACGGAAAGTATATAACGTATTCTGCTGAAAAACCTATCTCCATGAACCCGTTTGATATTACAGAAAAAGAATATAACGTGGAAAAAAAGAATTTCCTGAAATCACTGATCTTTCTTCTTTTCAAAGGAAGCTCTGGAAAAATTTTAAAAGAAGAAGAAGAAATTTTAGATATTGTGATAGATAAATACTATTCATTCTATTTCAATCCTTTTTCCGGATACAGTAAAGAAGAAAAAGAATCCATAAAAGAAACTTTATTGTTAGAATATCAAATTAATCATAACGAACTTGAAACATTAAGGGAAAAAGAAAAAAGGGAGCTTCTTGAGATAAAGCTAAAAAAGCTCGAAATGTTAGTTGAGCGTGGAGAAGGAGGGGAAGTTGATAATGCAAAAAGAGCGATCCAGAATATTTTAATAGAAAATGGATTTACACTTGCCGAAATGAATAACCCAAATGAAAGACTATTGTCTATCATTGAAAGAAGAATTATGGAAAAAGAGGCAGCATTAAAAGACATTAAGGTCGACAATTTATCTTTCAATTCATTCTATGAGTTTTCATTGAGAATGATTCCTATTATTTGCAATGAAAATAAAATTCAATTTGATTTATCTGGCTATAAATTTCTACTAAAGAAATTTTATAAAGGCGGACAATTAGAACGAACATTGAATGAAAAATTTGATACTTCTCTTTTTGATGAAAAGTTCGTTGTATTCGAAATTGATGCAATCAAGGATGATCCCCAATTATTCCCTATTGTAACACTTATTATAATGGACTTATTTATTCAAAAAATGAGGTTAAAAAAGAATAGAAAGGCTTTAATAATCGAAGAAGCTTGGAAAGCTATCGCATCAGAAATGATGGCTGGCTACATACAATATTTATATAAAACAGTCAGAAAATTTTGGGGTATTGCAATGGTAGTGACACAAGAACTTGATGACATTATCAGTAATCCGATCGTCAAAAAATCTATTATCAATAATTCTGATATACTTTGCTTACTTGATCAAAAAAAATTTAAAGACAAATACGAAGAAATAGCCAACCTGTTGACATTATCTGAAGTTGATCAAAAACAAATCTTTACGATTAATCAACTAAATAATAAAGAAAACAGGAATCGATTTAATGAAGTTTTCATTAAAAGAGGAAGCTATGGAAATGTCTTTGGCGTGGAAGTCTCCCTATATGAATATTTCACTTTCACAACTGAAAGAATCGAAAAAGATGCCGTTGGATATTATATAGAATTGTATGGAGATTATCATAAAGGATTAGATAATTTCATCAATGACATGAAAAAATCTAATCTTAAAACAGGAGATTGGGTTAGACATGTTGCTTCCGTACTAGGTAAAATAAATGCAGAACAGAATCTGACAGATATCTTCTATAACAATCTAGCCAATGAAGAAACTTTGTACAAATTTATACTTACACAATATCATGAATCCGCATAAATCAATCTTAAAAAGATTAGCTTTACTTATAACAGTGCTATGTAGCATAAAAACTATGTATGCACAGCAAGCCGTATTTGATATAACTTGTGTCGAAACACTTATAGCAAATCATAAAGTACAACATTCTTCTTTCTCAAATGTGAAAGACAATGAAACCCAGATAAGTTTACTTCAACAAAAAATTAGTGAAAAGATGGTTCAAATAGAATTCTTCGCAAGCAAATTTTATAATTCACTGAAAAGCGTTGAAGCAATAATAAAAACAGGAAAGGACATCATTTATTGTACCGACATAGCTAAAGACATAGGGCAATATCAAAGTGAAATGGTTAAACTAGCAAAAGGAGATCCAGAGCTTCTTTTAGTTTCTGCAAAAACGGAACTAGAACTTGTCAATAGGACATCAGATTTGTGCCAATATATATATCAAGTCGCA includes:
- a CDS encoding TraG/VirB4 family ATPase, coding for MLKKKDFEAPWIGIEMIDSIPVFYNRRGDYSVCIRCENPIMQFAANTDAFYDFHNLFSNIIKTLGAGYIIQKQDIFCKEAFHSNNLNATDYLSKRYFEHFENRIFTSISTYITITRQLQRSKFFAWDSKEFSTFLRNITKVLSLLNSKDMGAKLLQPKELEEYMIRVISCNFNSQKLSLKNIKTTSEYINIGEKKLQSISLVDIDEVNLPTIIKPYKEINVGVKLPVDLLSFIYDSPEIETIIYNQIIEIPDQRNESNKLEAKKRRHKSMPDPANDLCVEDIDKVQSDIAREGKILVYAHYNIMLANQQDITKASNYIESSLFDCGIIPNKQCYNQFELFKCALPGCATELKSYDKFLTTSDAAICFFFKERLALTEKSPFLTYYTDRQGIPIGIDFSGKEGDIKYTNNSNVFVLGPSGSGKSFFVNDTIRQWVNQDTDIVMVDTGHSYSGLCQYFNGKYITYSAEKPISMNPFDITEKEYNVEKKNFLKSLIFLLFKGSSGKILKEEEEILDIVIDKYYSFYFNPFSGYSKEEKESIKETLLLEYQINHNELETLREKEKRELLEIKLKKLEMLVERGEGGEVDNAKRAIQNILIENGFTLAEMNNPNERLLSIIERRIMEKEAALKDIKVDNLSFNSFYEFSLRMIPIICNENKIQFDLSGYKFLLKKFYKGGQLERTLNEKFDTSLFDEKFVVFEIDAIKDDPQLFPIVTLIIMDLFIQKMRLKKNRKALIIEEAWKAIASEMMAGYIQYLYKTVRKFWGIAMVVTQELDDIISNPIVKKSIINNSDILCLLDQKKFKDKYEEIANLLTLSEVDQKQIFTINQLNNKENRNRFNEVFIKRGSYGNVFGVEVSLYEYFTFTTERIEKDAVGYYIELYGDYHKGLDNFINDMKKSNLKTGDWVRHVASVLGKINAEQNLTDIFYNNLANEETLYKFILTQYHESA
- a CDS encoding DUF4133 domain-containing protein, whose protein sequence is MEREHPTFNVYKGLQKPLIFKGLKGKFIYIGAGCAIGALLSSVIISNIISYTWGGITLCIVMFGGLSLTVHLQKKGLHKKDKSKGIYIESRIFLKERKK
- a CDS encoding DUF4134 domain-containing protein, which gives rise to MNLKNFLKRKTCIAIATVLLTTTSIYAQGAAGIDAASSELETYMDPLGNMIMILGAIVGLVGAVRCFIKWNSGDQDVQKAVMGWMGSCIFLVVSGAIVKAFFGV
- a CDS encoding plasmid transfer protein translates to MYAQQAVFDITCVETLIANHKVQHSSFSNVKDNETQISLLQQKISEKMVQIEFFASKFYNSLKSVEAIIKTGKDIIYCTDIAKDIGQYQSEMVKLAKGDPELLLVSAKTELELVNRTSDLCQYIYQVAIIGTDVNLMDNKQRIDLLKYVINELRVMRGIAYSVCRQMKTAKRNGVLKTLMPGAFKYKSNGSKIVEDILKDFKFNIKH